The Deferribacter desulfuricans SSM1 genome contains a region encoding:
- the tnpA gene encoding IS200/IS605 family transposase, with protein sequence MEKSSKIRTGRHCVFLLHVHLVFVTKYRKSVFQKKHLETLKEIFAKVCQDFEAELIELNGESDHVHLLVNYPPKVAVSKLVNSLKGVSSRKLKQIHPELRQYYWKNALWSPSYFAGSCGGAPLEVIKQYIETQKTPTTSPT encoded by the coding sequence ATGGAAAAGTCAAGTAAAATTAGAACTGGTAGGCATTGTGTTTTTCTTCTGCATGTGCATTTGGTCTTTGTAACTAAATACAGAAAGAGCGTATTTCAAAAGAAACACTTAGAAACCTTAAAGGAAATCTTCGCCAAAGTCTGTCAAGATTTTGAGGCAGAACTGATAGAATTAAATGGAGAAAGCGACCATGTCCATTTGCTTGTAAACTATCCGCCAAAGGTGGCAGTCTCAAAACTGGTAAATTCGCTAAAAGGTGTTTCTTCCAGAAAGCTAAAACAAATCCATCCTGAATTAAGGCAGTATTACTGGAAAAACGCTTTATGGTCTCCAAGCTATTTTGCAGGTTCCTGTGGTGGAGCTCCGCTTGAGGTTATCAAACAATATATTGAAACCCAGAAGACACCCACTACATCACCTACCTAA